In Ruminiclostridium papyrosolvens DSM 2782, the following proteins share a genomic window:
- the recJ gene encoding single-stranded-DNA-specific exonuclease RecJ — protein MQKWILKNPKFDFKKMSKELGISELLCRIIVNRGIKDLDNARKYIKADLQGLNDPRLMKDMVLGVSIVQEKIKLNKKIRIIGDYDVDGVVSTYILYKALARCGANVDYAIPHRILDGYGINNSLVENALNDGIDTIITCDNGIAAREQIQFAKESGMTVIVTDHHDVPDIIPEADAIIDMKQADCRYPFKLLCGAGVAFKFTQVLYEEMCIPREEEAEFYEFVAIATVCDVVDLTEENRILVRKGLNTIADTKNIGLNALLQKTGISGKSIGVYHLGFIIGPCINASGRLDWAMKGLKLLLIDNQQEAEALAAELYELNNERKSMTVKGVEDTIETIENSDLKGDRVLVVYKPEIHESIAGIIAGKVREKYNVPTFILTRGENCVKGSGRSIEEYNMFEELLKCKELFTKFGGHPMAAGFSLDADKVDILRERVNSITTLTEDDLIPKIYIDAHIPLSAINIRTAEELSYLEPYGKGNTKPLFAEKNISVRKATVFGNERKVLKLRLQNGNSFVDCVYFGNIDEFDTYVSERFGSEELQNIYAGRNSIIKLDMIFNIDINEYNGYRNVQIVLQYYR, from the coding sequence TTGCAAAAGTGGATACTAAAAAATCCTAAGTTTGATTTTAAAAAAATGTCAAAAGAATTAGGAATCAGCGAACTTCTTTGCAGGATTATAGTAAACAGGGGCATTAAGGATTTAGATAATGCCAGAAAATATATAAAGGCCGATTTACAAGGGCTAAACGATCCCAGACTAATGAAAGATATGGTTTTGGGTGTTTCAATTGTTCAAGAAAAAATAAAGCTCAATAAAAAAATTCGGATTATTGGCGACTACGATGTTGATGGGGTTGTAAGTACTTATATATTATATAAAGCCTTGGCCAGGTGTGGTGCAAATGTTGACTATGCCATTCCTCACAGAATACTGGATGGATACGGGATAAATAACAGCTTGGTTGAAAATGCTTTAAATGACGGCATTGACACTATTATTACCTGTGATAACGGTATTGCTGCAAGAGAGCAGATACAATTTGCAAAAGAATCCGGTATGACAGTAATAGTTACAGACCATCATGATGTACCAGACATTATTCCCGAAGCTGATGCAATTATAGATATGAAGCAGGCAGATTGTCGGTATCCCTTTAAACTACTATGCGGGGCAGGGGTAGCGTTTAAATTTACACAGGTACTATACGAGGAAATGTGTATTCCCCGTGAGGAAGAAGCCGAATTTTACGAGTTCGTTGCAATTGCAACTGTTTGCGATGTAGTTGATTTGACTGAAGAAAACAGGATACTTGTAAGAAAGGGGCTTAATACAATAGCAGATACAAAAAATATCGGACTTAATGCACTTCTGCAAAAGACAGGAATATCAGGAAAAAGTATAGGTGTATACCATCTCGGTTTTATAATAGGTCCGTGTATTAATGCATCTGGCAGGTTGGATTGGGCCATGAAGGGGTTGAAATTACTCCTTATTGACAATCAACAGGAAGCAGAAGCCTTGGCAGCTGAATTATATGAATTGAACAATGAGCGAAAATCCATGACCGTAAAAGGTGTGGAAGATACAATTGAAACAATAGAAAACAGTGATTTAAAAGGTGACAGAGTTTTGGTAGTATATAAGCCGGAAATCCATGAAAGTATTGCGGGCATCATTGCCGGAAAGGTAAGAGAAAAATATAATGTTCCAACATTTATACTTACAAGAGGTGAGAATTGCGTAAAAGGCTCTGGTCGCTCAATAGAAGAATATAATATGTTTGAGGAACTTTTAAAGTGTAAGGAGCTTTTTACCAAATTCGGGGGCCATCCAATGGCAGCCGGATTCAGCCTGGACGCTGATAAAGTTGATATTTTAAGGGAAAGAGTAAACAGTATTACTACACTTACAGAGGATGACCTTATTCCTAAAATATATATTGACGCACATATACCGTTATCTGCAATTAACATAAGGACGGCAGAGGAATTAAGTTATTTGGAGCCATACGGAAAAGGAAACACAAAACCTCTGTTTGCTGAAAAAAATATATCAGTAAGGAAAGCCACGGTATTCGGAAATGAAAGAAAAGTATTAAAGCTTAGATTACAGAACGGAAACAGTTTTGTTGACTGCGTTTACTTCGGAAATATTGATGAGTTCGATACATATGTTTCTGAAAGGTTCGGAAGTGAAGAATTACAAAACATATATGCAGGACGTAACAGTATTATAAAACTGGATATGATTTTCAACATTGATATCAATGAATATAATGGATATCGAAATGTTCAAATTGTTTTACAATATTACAGATAG
- a CDS encoding O-acetylhomoserine aminocarboxypropyltransferase/cysteine synthase family protein translates to MPWKIETKCLQEGYKPENGQPRVLPIYQSTTYKYDSTEHVAKLFDLSVPGHMYSRISNPTVECVENKIAALEGGIGALCTSSGQAASLISILNICEAGEHFVCSGTIYGGTINLFGASLKKHGISVTFVDQDSSEEEIQKAFQPNTKALFGESIANPKISVLDIEKFAKIAHKNNVPLIIDNTFATPILLRPIEYGADIVVHSTTKYMDGHAVSIGGVIVDSGKFNWDNGKFPGLTEPDDTYHGMVYTRDCGKAAYITKARVQLIRDYGCYMSANNAFLLNLGLETLHLRIERHCRNAEKVAEYLSTSDKIMSVSYPTLAKDSYHSLAQKYLPKGCSGVVSFRIKGGREGAVKFMDKLKLAAIVVHVADCRTAVLHPASSTHRQLSDEQLVQAGIDPGLIRFSVGIENIKDIIEDIKQALED, encoded by the coding sequence ATGCCATGGAAAATTGAAACCAAGTGCCTTCAGGAAGGCTATAAACCTGAAAACGGTCAACCCCGTGTACTCCCTATTTACCAGAGTACAACCTACAAATATGACTCAACTGAGCATGTTGCCAAGCTTTTTGATTTATCGGTTCCCGGACACATGTATTCCAGAATAAGCAATCCCACCGTTGAATGTGTTGAAAACAAGATTGCTGCACTGGAAGGCGGTATCGGTGCGCTCTGTACCTCATCAGGACAAGCTGCTTCACTGATATCAATTCTGAATATATGTGAAGCAGGAGAGCATTTTGTCTGCTCCGGAACAATTTACGGTGGCACTATAAATCTCTTCGGTGCCAGCTTGAAAAAACACGGTATAAGTGTAACTTTTGTTGATCAAGACAGCTCGGAAGAAGAGATTCAGAAAGCTTTTCAGCCTAATACAAAAGCTCTGTTCGGTGAATCAATTGCAAACCCTAAAATTAGTGTACTTGATATAGAAAAGTTTGCAAAAATAGCCCATAAAAACAATGTTCCCCTTATAATTGACAATACCTTTGCAACACCTATCTTGCTCAGACCAATTGAGTATGGTGCTGATATTGTAGTACATTCCACTACAAAGTACATGGACGGACATGCCGTAAGCATTGGCGGAGTTATAGTTGACTCAGGCAAATTCAACTGGGATAATGGCAAGTTCCCGGGTTTAACAGAACCTGATGACACATATCACGGTATGGTTTATACAAGAGACTGTGGTAAAGCTGCATACATAACTAAAGCAAGAGTACAGCTTATCAGGGATTATGGGTGCTACATGTCCGCAAATAATGCATTTTTATTGAATCTGGGATTAGAAACCCTTCACTTGAGAATAGAACGTCACTGTCGGAACGCAGAAAAAGTTGCAGAATATCTGTCAACCAGCGATAAAATAATGTCTGTAAGTTATCCTACTCTGGCAAAGGATTCTTATCACTCACTTGCACAAAAATATCTTCCAAAGGGTTGCAGCGGAGTTGTTTCCTTCAGAATTAAAGGTGGCAGAGAAGGTGCAGTTAAGTTTATGGATAAGTTAAAGCTTGCCGCTATAGTAGTTCATGTGGCTGATTGCAGAACAGCAGTATTGCACCCTGCAAGTTCCACACACAGGCAATTGAGTGATGAACAACTTGTACAGGCTGGAATCGACCCGGGTCTTATCCGCTTTTCCGTAGGTATCGAAAATATCAAGGACATAATCGAGGACATAAAACAGGCCTTGGAAGATTAA
- a CDS encoding MarR family winged helix-turn-helix transcriptional regulator — MNSETENSLLIVDELFRKLIDKYNKLESKKFFSKTLDDLTVIEINTLVVIGHGEEDKRMSEIANSLGVTFGTPTVTVDRLIKKGYVIRRRDNEDRRQVFISLSDTGKDVFESIIIIRNILAEKIYGILSEDERKALINILSSLDSHFDDIFSFRNK; from the coding sequence ATGAACTCAGAAACAGAAAATAGTTTACTTATTGTAGATGAACTGTTTAGAAAGCTTATTGATAAGTACAATAAACTTGAGAGTAAGAAATTTTTCAGTAAAACACTTGACGATCTTACTGTTATCGAAATCAACACATTAGTTGTTATAGGTCACGGTGAGGAAGATAAGAGGATGTCAGAAATTGCAAATTCTTTAGGTGTTACTTTTGGTACTCCTACTGTTACTGTTGACAGACTTATAAAAAAAGGTTATGTCATCAGAAGACGGGACAATGAAGACCGTAGACAAGTTTTTATTTCTCTTTCTGACACTGGGAAAGATGTTTTTGAATCAATTATTATTATTAGGAATATACTGGCTGAAAAGATATACGGTATCCTTAGTGAGGACGAAAGAAAAGCCCTGATTAATATACTTTCATCACTTGATTCACACTTTGATGATATTTTTAGCTTTAGGAATAAATAG
- a CDS encoding aspartyl-phosphate phosphatase Spo0E family protein, whose protein sequence is MQTNIYTLNKEVECLKQQLYDLLDNEPWAKHDILKISKRLDDLILQFYSLN, encoded by the coding sequence ATGCAAACAAATATTTACACACTTAACAAAGAAGTCGAGTGTCTTAAGCAGCAGCTTTATGATTTGTTGGATAATGAACCATGGGCGAAACACGACATTCTTAAAATCAGCAAGAGATTAGATGACTTAATTTTACAGTTTTATAGTTTAAATTAG
- a CDS encoding YhgE/Pip domain-containing protein, protein MQALRKYKKFAVVVAVILIPLVYSFFYLDAFWDPYSKLDKLPVAVVNQDNGATIGGVSRNLGKEITDNIKNDKNLKWVVTSESDAKDGVENRRYYAMINIPDDFSKNISSAAGSNKTQGNLTYTVNEKRNYLASQVLNRITLEFKDKVSKSVSEEIVGTLLNQIHKLPADLKKLDNGLNEIKDGAELLYDSNSKIVDGQKKFNAGVNKLNDGLIAVNNGSAVLAQGSKQLSDGAELFYRSLSGGSDKITGLVNGSNSFMSGLSNLNSGLNQLNSSITKAAPQISQLSKGGSDLNNGLQSYTSGVDKYIESVNKVSQAQSVLATSIQKYAASHPEAMTDPNFKAVIATLEASKSVPEQLKAGGDQLSTSGKQLAAGSEKVAGGVSQLAAQLGSVTGGIDKLSAGANKLNKSYPMINKGIRDTAGSIKTASNKSKVLASGASSVKDGVAKLSDGVSALEGGSKELSKNSVVILSGETKLQDGLAKLKAGVTEAGNGVSSSLLKADSQMNGTDGLKEYAASPVKITEKKVYGIPDYGTAFTPYFVSLSLWVGALMMFFAIYLDEEVRFRRFSSASKGYMRFFAYTFIGIAQALVLDIVILKALHLNVTNVGLFVLTSIIISMSFTSIMRFLLVQLRDVGKFIAILLLILQLTSCGGTFPMELVPRFFNVINPFMPMTYSVNVLREVISGVNGGFLTQSLIVLVAIMAGFFALNIVISKLRFGCISSDSDDFVKISEEASA, encoded by the coding sequence ATGCAAGCATTAAGAAAATACAAGAAATTTGCCGTAGTTGTTGCAGTTATTTTAATACCATTGGTTTACAGTTTCTTCTATTTAGATGCTTTTTGGGATCCATACAGCAAACTTGACAAGCTTCCTGTAGCCGTTGTTAATCAGGATAACGGAGCAACTATTGGCGGTGTAAGCAGAAATCTGGGTAAAGAAATTACAGACAATATTAAAAACGATAAAAATCTTAAATGGGTTGTTACATCAGAATCTGATGCAAAAGACGGTGTAGAAAACAGAAGGTATTACGCTATGATTAATATACCTGATGATTTCTCCAAAAATATTTCTTCCGCTGCCGGCAGTAACAAGACTCAAGGTAATTTAACATATACTGTTAATGAAAAAAGAAATTATCTTGCAAGTCAAGTACTAAACAGAATTACACTAGAGTTTAAGGATAAAGTATCCAAGTCCGTTTCTGAAGAAATTGTAGGAACCCTTTTAAATCAAATACATAAACTTCCTGCTGATCTAAAGAAACTTGATAACGGCTTAAATGAAATAAAAGACGGAGCTGAACTACTCTACGATAGCAATAGTAAAATTGTAGACGGTCAGAAAAAATTTAATGCTGGTGTTAATAAGCTGAACGACGGACTTATAGCAGTCAACAATGGTTCTGCTGTTCTGGCACAAGGTTCAAAGCAGCTAAGCGATGGCGCAGAACTGTTCTACAGGAGTTTATCCGGAGGTTCCGATAAAATAACCGGTTTGGTTAACGGCTCAAACAGTTTTATGTCAGGTTTGTCAAATCTGAATTCAGGTTTAAATCAATTGAATTCAAGCATTACCAAGGCTGCTCCACAGATTTCTCAGCTCTCTAAAGGAGGCTCAGACTTAAATAACGGTTTGCAGTCCTATACTTCAGGTGTAGATAAATATATAGAATCTGTAAACAAGGTTTCGCAGGCTCAATCCGTATTGGCAACCTCTATTCAAAAATATGCTGCAAGCCATCCGGAAGCCATGACAGACCCGAATTTCAAAGCTGTAATAGCTACTCTGGAAGCATCAAAGTCTGTTCCTGAACAGCTCAAAGCAGGCGGAGACCAGTTATCCACTTCAGGAAAACAGCTTGCTGCAGGTTCAGAAAAAGTTGCAGGCGGCGTTTCACAGTTGGCTGCACAGTTGGGTTCTGTAACCGGAGGTATAGATAAGCTTTCTGCTGGAGCAAATAAATTGAATAAATCTTATCCAATGATTAATAAAGGTATACGTGATACTGCCGGCAGCATAAAAACTGCCTCCAATAAATCTAAAGTGCTTGCTTCGGGTGCTTCATCCGTCAAAGACGGAGTTGCCAAACTATCTGACGGTGTTTCAGCACTGGAAGGTGGCAGTAAGGAATTATCAAAGAATTCCGTTGTTATCCTTAGCGGTGAAACAAAGCTTCAGGACGGTTTAGCTAAACTTAAGGCTGGAGTAACTGAAGCCGGCAACGGTGTATCCTCTTCTCTTCTCAAGGCCGATAGTCAAATGAACGGGACTGACGGGTTGAAAGAATATGCTGCATCTCCTGTTAAAATTACGGAAAAGAAAGTATACGGTATTCCTGATTACGGTACCGCCTTTACGCCTTATTTTGTATCGTTGTCCCTTTGGGTTGGTGCATTGATGATGTTCTTTGCAATTTATCTGGATGAGGAAGTAAGATTCCGCAGATTCTCTTCAGCTTCTAAAGGCTATATGAGATTTTTTGCATATACTTTCATTGGCATTGCTCAGGCACTGGTTTTGGATATCGTTATTCTTAAAGCCTTACACCTGAATGTTACCAATGTTGGACTTTTTGTACTCACAAGTATAATAATTTCAATGTCATTTACTTCTATAATGAGATTTTTACTTGTACAGTTAAGGGATGTGGGCAAATTTATTGCTATTCTTCTTTTGATATTACAGCTTACTTCCTGTGGAGGAACCTTCCCTATGGAGCTTGTTCCAAGATTCTTCAACGTAATTAATCCGTTTATGCCAATGACATACTCAGTTAACGTATTGCGAGAAGTGATTTCAGGTGTTAATGGCGGATTTCTGACTCAGAGCCTAATTGTTTTGGTTGCTATAATGGCTGGTTTCTTTGCATTAAACATTGTAATATCAAAGCTTAGATTCGGATGTATTTCTTCTGATTCTGATGATTTTGTTAAAATATCCGAAGAAGCTTCAGCTTAA
- a CDS encoding NlpC/P60 family protein: protein MTGKITKVLVACIFAFSLVLVCSAAMAASQSAQIEGTGVNVRKEPNTSASVITKLSNKRVSVLDKSSGWYKISFDGKTGWVSNDYIKVITTKGSINANGVNFRVGASTSSKVISSLKEGTDVQILDTLNEWHKIKVGSKVGYVSKKFVSSAANSAKTSRSTEAATFVSDDDDSQVGRIIAYAKKFIGVRYVYGGKSPSGFDCSGFVGYVYKNFGVSLNCSASGMYSNGTRVSKTALRAGDLLFFDASSRKSAGEIDHVGIYLGNNQFIHASTSNGKVLIQCLSEYRGTYIGAKRVI, encoded by the coding sequence ATGACAGGTAAGATTACCAAGGTACTTGTCGCTTGTATTTTCGCCTTTTCACTTGTGTTAGTATGTTCTGCTGCAATGGCTGCTTCGCAGTCGGCTCAGATTGAGGGTACTGGCGTCAATGTAAGAAAAGAGCCTAATACTTCAGCAAGTGTCATCACTAAACTTTCCAATAAGAGAGTTTCAGTGCTTGATAAGTCTAGCGGTTGGTACAAGATTTCTTTTGATGGAAAGACCGGATGGGTAAGCAATGACTACATAAAGGTTATAACCACAAAAGGAAGTATTAATGCTAATGGTGTCAATTTTAGAGTGGGTGCCAGTACAAGCAGCAAAGTAATCAGTTCTTTAAAAGAGGGAACAGATGTACAAATACTGGATACACTTAATGAATGGCACAAAATTAAAGTGGGTTCAAAGGTTGGATACGTTTCGAAGAAATTTGTTTCTTCAGCAGCGAATTCAGCAAAAACTTCCCGTTCTACGGAAGCTGCGACATTTGTCAGCGATGATGATGATTCTCAAGTTGGCAGAATAATTGCATATGCAAAGAAGTTTATTGGTGTAAGGTATGTTTATGGTGGGAAAAGTCCAAGTGGCTTTGATTGCTCTGGCTTTGTCGGCTACGTGTATAAGAATTTTGGCGTTAGTCTTAACTGCTCAGCATCAGGCATGTATTCAAACGGAACAAGGGTTTCTAAGACAGCTTTAAGGGCTGGCGATTTGTTGTTCTTTGATGCATCTTCCAGAAAATCAGCTGGTGAAATAGACCATGTTGGTATTTACTTAGGTAACAACCAATTTATTCATGCATCAACTTCTAATGGAAAAGTGCTTATTCAGTGTCTATCTGAATATCGGGGAACTTACATTGGTGCGAAAAGAGTAATTTAA
- a CDS encoding GNAT family N-acetyltransferase produces MLKLDILFDDLHLKSISYRSVKNIYSIYENTDGFKFATGVYGFISYDVFSSQLFKFISKDNVFFLDIFLKKKDSFIGKSIGLVKGSLSVEENILWINSFAIDLPYQSKGYGKKVISILENYFKNSFNVNTYCLSVSKNNISGFKFWEKCGYTEYEFDTLYDLNKITEHALIMWKKV; encoded by the coding sequence ATGCTAAAGCTAGATATCTTGTTTGATGATTTACATTTAAAAAGTATTAGTTACAGAAGTGTTAAAAATATATATTCAATCTACGAAAATACGGATGGCTTTAAATTTGCAACAGGAGTTTATGGTTTTATAAGCTATGATGTATTTTCCAGTCAGCTTTTCAAATTTATATCTAAGGATAATGTATTCTTTTTGGATATTTTTCTTAAAAAAAAGGATTCGTTTATAGGCAAATCCATAGGTTTGGTCAAAGGCTCCTTGTCTGTTGAGGAAAATATACTCTGGATAAATTCATTTGCCATTGATTTACCGTATCAATCAAAGGGCTATGGTAAAAAAGTAATTAGTATTCTCGAGAATTACTTTAAAAATTCATTTAATGTAAATACTTATTGTCTTTCCGTAAGCAAAAATAATATATCCGGTTTTAAATTTTGGGAAAAATGCGGTTATACCGAATATGAATTTGACACCTTATATGATTTAAACAAAATAACCGAACATGCTCTGATTATGTGGAAGAAAGTGTAA
- the holA gene encoding DNA polymerase III subunit delta, translating into MSFDILKKELKENKLQNVYLFYGQEDYLIKYYMNAIGNLIVDEETKDLNYIYLEGKKDTNTLIENCETMPVFCDKKLVISRNSGYFKSKKGGGEGSDKKSENNKLADYIENMPPYTCLIFVEQEVDKRIKLVNTIKKKGLVVEFDYQKPADLVKWVVKVFKSHKKTIDTIAASYIVENSEYSMVELLNEIDKIVNFTGEIQNISIDDVKSVCTTTIKSRIFDLTDAVAEGNISKALMLLNDMAFLKEPMQKIMYMIVRQIRMVYRMKLLKQQGMREDAAAKQMGLTPFVASKVLGLSRNMEIGVLEKAMYYSLELDESVKTGKMTDRTAIELLIVSMK; encoded by the coding sequence ATGAGTTTTGATATATTAAAAAAAGAATTAAAGGAAAATAAACTGCAAAATGTATACCTCTTTTATGGTCAGGAAGATTACCTTATAAAGTACTATATGAATGCTATAGGTAACCTGATTGTTGACGAAGAAACAAAGGATTTAAATTATATATATCTTGAAGGCAAAAAGGATACGAATACGCTTATTGAAAACTGCGAAACAATGCCTGTTTTTTGCGATAAAAAGCTTGTAATTTCAAGGAATTCCGGCTATTTTAAGTCAAAAAAAGGAGGCGGCGAGGGGTCTGATAAGAAATCAGAAAATAATAAACTTGCAGACTATATTGAAAATATGCCTCCCTATACTTGTCTCATATTTGTGGAGCAGGAAGTAGACAAGAGAATAAAGCTGGTTAATACCATAAAGAAAAAAGGGCTTGTTGTTGAGTTTGATTATCAGAAGCCTGCTGACCTTGTAAAATGGGTCGTAAAGGTTTTTAAAAGCCATAAAAAAACAATAGATACCATTGCAGCCTCGTATATAGTTGAAAACAGCGAATATTCCATGGTAGAGCTGTTAAATGAAATTGACAAAATAGTAAATTTTACAGGCGAAATACAGAATATTTCCATTGACGATGTAAAGTCAGTATGTACAACTACTATAAAAAGCAGAATTTTTGACCTTACAGATGCAGTAGCAGAAGGAAATATTTCAAAAGCACTTATGCTTTTAAATGACATGGCTTTTTTAAAGGAGCCCATGCAGAAAATAATGTACATGATTGTAAGACAGATAAGAATGGTATACAGAATGAAGTTACTCAAACAACAGGGCATGAGGGAGGATGCGGCAGCAAAGCAAATGGGACTAACACCTTTTGTTGCCTCTAAAGTTCTTGGTTTAAGCAGGAATATGGAAATAGGGGTTTTGGAAAAGGCCATGTATTACAGCCTTGAACTGGATGAGTCCGTAAAGACGGGAAAAATGACTGACAGAACAGCAATTGAGCTTCTCATAGTCTCAATGAAATAA
- a CDS encoding DNA internalization-related competence protein ComEC/Rec2, translating to MNIKRPLCLFAVSFILGILLVSCIGLNSFLITSFIILLTIICFLKNFGKFKTTIFILLSFFIAGGMLFYNAEYRYTKSFNQYYGNPIEVKGFIDSEVQNSEDGKSNFVLQTESVIYKNRTFKVKNRILVYVNNINIKGYRAKISFTGVVEKPKPATNPGGFDYRRYLASVGISGRVYLHGASDIQVSGKKGGGYLYKTGYAIKNKVVDIISSSLDKNQAGLLEGMLIGYKDGLDENAFKAFSKAGLTHIMVASGMNIAFIIMPFTFIFKKLRLSNFKANIITIFILILFVFVTGFSASVVRAVIMGIIILAGRIIMREPEIYTSISASALIILIINPYTLFDIGFQLSFGATLSLVLFYPRIKSFTEGKYIPNVVSDTLAATVAAQLGVIPVTLYYFNNFSTFSIISNILVVPLVEFVTIIGFIMVFTGLLNIYLAVIIGYINNTFLSFILFITEVTAKIPFSLLKLPTPTLGMVLFYYLFIIYMFKGRNYFKVKKYTKHLKRAVVILTIIIFGAKALIPKPLEITFLDVGQGDSAFIKTAHGTKILIDGGGREANSKSKFDIGESVMIPYILDRGTKKVDIVIASHGHSDHTEGLEAVLRELSVGTVIVPETDGKGFGKINSICKDKNILIIKCKQGDRINLDNETVLEVLNPLPYKIDSIAQEDLNESSLVLKLLYKNAKVLFTGDSGLPSEERMLQQGLDLKADIIKVGHHGSPGSSSKDYIMAVKPKYGIIPVGRNNFGHPSQFVIDTFEKQGARLFRTDESGAVIAASYGNGFNIRTMIP from the coding sequence TTGAATATCAAAAGACCGCTCTGTCTTTTTGCTGTGTCCTTTATTTTGGGGATACTTCTTGTAAGCTGTATTGGATTGAATTCCTTTCTTATCACTTCATTCATAATTTTATTAACTATAATATGTTTTCTTAAAAATTTCGGAAAATTTAAAACTACAATTTTTATATTGCTTTCTTTTTTTATAGCAGGCGGGATGCTTTTCTATAATGCAGAATATCGCTATACCAAAAGCTTTAATCAGTATTACGGCAATCCCATAGAAGTAAAAGGTTTTATTGATAGTGAAGTACAGAATTCGGAGGACGGCAAATCAAATTTTGTTTTGCAAACAGAATCTGTAATTTATAAAAATAGGACCTTCAAGGTCAAAAACAGGATACTTGTTTATGTAAACAATATTAACATAAAAGGCTATAGAGCAAAAATCAGTTTTACGGGAGTTGTTGAAAAGCCAAAGCCTGCAACAAATCCGGGAGGCTTTGATTATAGAAGATATCTGGCATCTGTGGGGATTTCCGGACGAGTATATTTACATGGTGCATCCGATATTCAAGTCTCAGGTAAAAAGGGAGGTGGCTATTTATATAAAACAGGGTATGCAATAAAGAATAAAGTTGTTGACATAATCAGTTCTTCTCTGGATAAAAATCAGGCAGGACTACTGGAAGGTATGCTCATAGGATATAAGGACGGCTTGGATGAAAATGCCTTCAAAGCGTTCAGTAAAGCCGGGCTTACCCATATCATGGTAGCCTCGGGAATGAATATTGCATTTATTATTATGCCCTTTACTTTTATTTTCAAAAAGTTGCGTTTGAGCAATTTCAAAGCTAACATAATTACTATTTTTATACTTATATTATTTGTATTTGTTACGGGTTTTTCTGCCTCGGTAGTCAGGGCGGTTATTATGGGAATAATAATTTTGGCAGGCAGAATTATTATGCGTGAACCCGAAATATATACCAGTATTTCAGCCTCGGCACTTATTATACTGATAATTAATCCTTACACACTATTTGATATAGGATTTCAGCTATCTTTTGGTGCAACTTTGTCCCTTGTTTTGTTTTATCCGCGAATTAAGTCCTTTACCGAAGGAAAATATATCCCTAACGTAGTTTCAGATACACTTGCAGCAACCGTTGCAGCCCAATTGGGTGTTATACCCGTTACCTTGTATTATTTTAATAACTTTTCAACATTCTCTATTATTTCAAATATTCTCGTTGTACCGTTGGTTGAATTTGTAACAATTATAGGTTTTATTATGGTTTTTACAGGTTTACTTAATATATACTTGGCGGTTATTATCGGATACATTAATAACACCTTTCTATCCTTCATATTGTTTATTACAGAAGTAACGGCTAAAATACCGTTTTCGTTATTAAAATTACCTACCCCAACACTTGGAATGGTTTTGTTCTACTATTTATTCATAATTTATATGTTTAAAGGCAGGAATTATTTTAAGGTTAAGAAATACACAAAACACCTGAAAAGAGCAGTTGTTATTTTGACAATTATTATATTCGGGGCTAAGGCGCTAATACCTAAGCCTTTGGAAATAACATTTCTGGATGTGGGTCAAGGTGACAGCGCATTTATAAAAACAGCACATGGAACAAAAATACTCATTGACGGAGGAGGACGTGAGGCAAACTCAAAATCCAAGTTTGATATAGGGGAGTCAGTTATGATACCATATATTCTTGACAGGGGTACTAAAAAAGTCGATATTGTTATTGCCTCACACGGACATTCTGACCATACGGAAGGTCTCGAGGCAGTACTCAGAGAACTGTCTGTAGGTACGGTTATAGTGCCGGAAACTGACGGGAAAGGCTTTGGGAAAATAAATAGTATATGTAAAGATAAAAATATTTTAATAATTAAATGCAAACAGGGAGATAGAATAAACCTTGATAACGAAACGGTATTAGAAGTATTAAACCCCCTCCCATACAAAATAGACAGCATTGCCCAAGAGGATTTGAATGAAAGCTCATTAGTGTTAAAATTACTTTATAAGAATGCTAAAGTTTTGTTTACGGGAGACAGTGGGCTTCCCTCAGAGGAAAGAATGTTACAGCAAGGGCTGGATTTAAAAGCGGACATAATAAAAGTAGGACATCACGGGTCTCCCGGCTCATCAAGTAAGGATTACATAATGGCGGTTAAGCCGAAATATGGTATTATACCGGTAGGTCGCAACAATTTCGGCCATCCCAGCCAATTTGTTATTGATACATTTGAGAAGCAGGGAGCGAGACTTTTTAGGACGGACGAAAGCGGTGCAGTTATTGCTGCCAGCTATGGAAATGGGTTTAACATTAGGACAATGATACCTTAA